From a single Actinomycetota bacterium genomic region:
- a CDS encoding selenium metabolism-associated LysR family transcriptional regulator: MEIRELKTFCAVIENKSFTKAGSEVHLSQPTVSLQIKSLEREFGVKLLDRMDRGVIATTEGEILYQHAKEILAKVDQIKSDLSESSGNKIAGRLTIGTGVTVGEGLMPLLLGSFKKSYPAVEVVLRILDTAEIIRQMLDYKLDVGIVGADINEKDLVLEKFTEDNLVLIAPPSHPWAKRASVSLDEVVKEPFIIREDGSGTRISIRKKLKVRGIGESDLKVVLELGSTGAIKHAVMGGEGVSIINQKSARYEVKAGLLLEISIDDFEIKKDYYLALHRRRTKSKQLRAFLQFLKQY, encoded by the coding sequence ATGGAGATAAGAGAGCTAAAGACATTTTGCGCCGTTATCGAGAACAAGAGCTTCACCAAGGCCGGCAGCGAAGTCCATCTCTCGCAGCCCACGGTGAGTCTGCAGATCAAATCCCTTGAGAGAGAATTTGGCGTCAAGCTCTTGGATCGCATGGATCGCGGGGTTATAGCGACGACCGAAGGCGAAATCCTCTATCAGCACGCCAAAGAGATACTGGCCAAGGTCGATCAGATAAAGAGCGATTTGAGCGAGTCATCCGGAAATAAGATTGCAGGAAGGCTCACCATCGGCACCGGGGTCACCGTCGGCGAGGGGCTGATGCCGCTCCTCCTTGGCTCTTTTAAGAAGAGCTACCCGGCCGTAGAGGTGGTCTTGAGGATACTGGATACCGCCGAAATAATTAGACAGATGCTCGATTACAAATTGGACGTCGGAATAGTTGGAGCCGATATCAACGAGAAGGATCTGGTCTTAGAGAAGTTTACCGAAGACAATCTGGTTCTCATCGCGCCACCCAGTCATCCCTGGGCCAAGAGGGCCTCGGTTTCACTGGATGAAGTCGTAAAAGAGCCCTTCATAATCCGCGAAGACGGTTCAGGCACCAGGATAAGCATTCGAAAGAAGCTGAAGGTGCGGGGGATTGGCGAGAGCGATCTTAAGGTAGTCTTGGAGCTCGGCTCGACCGGAGCCATCAAGCACGCCGTAATGGGCGGCGAGGGGGTTTCCATCATCAACCAGAAGAGCGCAAGATACGAGGTCAAGGCCGGACTTTTGCTTGAAATCTCGATCGACGACTTTGAGATCAAGAAAGATTACTATCTAGCCCTCCATAGAAGAAGGACCAAATCCAAACAACTCAGAGCCTTTTTGCAGTTTTTGAAACAGTATTAG
- a CDS encoding cytochrome c3 family protein, translating to MKRISIATGLTLALFSSLVLLIALGTVSAQESGNVARRVENQSCIDCHNDPNLKREDGRSLNVNLAAFENSTHATFVCTTCHQGFTDWPHPTREELPSSDPILACNFCHSYAYDDYLGSVHQTALEDGVENAPNCADCHTNHYVKNVGDSTGAKPFYASGEEVCGKCHEDAYESYSDYYHGDAYKAEYEGAPACWDCHGSHDNAYVNDPASPVSEANLAKTCESCHEGSAEGIAEAYGPSIHGSNEAYESNGLAQFLKKIAPWLPW from the coding sequence ATGAAGAGGATATCTATTGCTACCGGTCTAACTCTGGCACTCTTTTCGTCGCTTGTTCTGCTCATCGCTCTTGGCACCGTCTCGGCTCAAGAGAGTGGAAACGTAGCAAGACGGGTTGAGAATCAATCTTGTATCGATTGTCATAACGACCCCAACCTAAAAAGAGAGGATGGCAGGAGCCTCAACGTAAATCTGGCTGCCTTCGAGAACTCTACCCACGCCACCTTTGTCTGCACCACCTGTCATCAAGGCTTCACCGATTGGCCCCATCCGACCAGAGAAGAACTGCCATCAAGCGACCCGATCTTGGCTTGCAATTTCTGTCACTCCTATGCTTATGACGATTATTTGGGAAGCGTCCATCAGACCGCCCTAGAAGACGGGGTGGAGAATGCTCCAAATTGCGCCGATTGCCATACCAATCACTACGTCAAGAACGTGGGTGACAGCACAGGGGCCAAGCCCTTCTATGCCAGCGGCGAAGAGGTATGCGGCAAGTGTCACGAGGATGCTTACGAGAGCTACTCCGACTACTATCACGGCGACGCTTACAAAGCCGAGTATGAGGGAGCGCCCGCCTGTTGGGATTGTCACGGATCGCACGACAACGCTTATGTGAATGATCCAGCCTCACCAGTCTCCGAGGCCAACCTGGCTAAGACATGCGAGAGCTGCCATGAGGGTTCGGCCGAGGGAATCGCCGAGGCTTACGGTCCATCCATCCATGGATCAAATGAGGCCTATGAGTCGAACGGTCTGGCCCAGTTTCTCAAGAAGATAGCGCCCTGGCTTCCTTGGTAA
- the rfbD gene encoding dTDP-4-dehydrorhamnose reductase yields the protein MKILITGASGMLGADLVKVLSASAQVKGLSKSELDVTDASAVKAALGGYDLVVHAAAYTDVDGCESNEERAFLVNGEGTKNVAIACKERGVPMVYISTDYVFDGKKEAPYIETDACNPINVYGRSKLAGEDHVTRLLDKHYIVRTSWLFGLRGKNFAQTILSLASSSVELKVVDDQTGSPTFTLGLAEAIAILVKKPLYGTYHVAGSGITSWNGFAKEILKMAGLSGIRVIPISSGQLGRPATRPSNSSLSCNKFETAYGHRLKDWRSGLEDYFVERISSLGS from the coding sequence ATGAAGATACTGATAACCGGCGCCTCGGGTATGCTCGGGGCCGATCTTGTAAAGGTCCTCTCCGCATCCGCTCAAGTGAAGGGCCTTTCGAAAAGTGAGCTCGATGTGACGGATGCGAGCGCAGTCAAGGCGGCTTTGGGCGGCTATGACCTAGTCGTTCATGCCGCCGCCTACACGGACGTCGACGGCTGTGAGTCAAATGAAGAGAGAGCCTTTCTGGTCAATGGAGAGGGGACCAAGAATGTTGCGATCGCCTGTAAGGAGCGAGGCGTTCCCATGGTCTACATCAGCACTGACTACGTCTTTGATGGCAAGAAGGAGGCACCCTACATCGAGACCGACGCTTGCAACCCCATTAACGTCTACGGCCGCTCCAAACTGGCCGGTGAGGATCATGTGACCCGCCTATTGGATAAGCATTACATCGTCAGGACTAGCTGGCTCTTCGGTCTCCGTGGCAAAAACTTCGCCCAGACGATACTCAGTCTTGCGTCGAGCTCTGTCGAATTAAAAGTGGTCGATGATCAGACGGGCTCACCCACCTTCACCTTGGGCCTCGCCGAAGCGATAGCAATCTTGGTCAAAAAGCCCCTCTACGGCACATATCACGTAGCCGGCAGTGGCATCACAAGCTGGAACGGCTTTGCCAAAGAGATACTCAAGATGGCCGGCTTAAGCGGGATAAGGGTTATTCCCATCTCAAGCGGGCAGCTCGGCAGGCCCGCTACTCGGCCAAGCAATTCCAGCTTAAGCTGTAATAAGTTCGAGACTGCTTATGGCCACAGGCTCAAGGATTGGCGAAGTGGGCTTGAAGATTACTTTGTGGAGCGGATTTCATCGCTCGGTTCATAA
- the rfbB gene encoding dTDP-glucose 4,6-dehydratase — translation MKLLVTGGAGFIGSNFIRYILNKYPDYEVINLDKLTYAGNLANLKDIEGSRNYRFVKGDISDPALVAELMGEVDMAVNFAAESHVDRSIESSDEFVLTNVLGVNNLLKNALDNKIRRFIQISTDEVYGSVDIISFKEEDKLTPSSPYSATKAAGDLLALSYFKTHEFPVIVTRSSNNFGPYQYPEKLIPFFVTNLMEDKKVPLYGDGLNVRDWLYVTDNCAAIDIIMHKGENGQIYNIGAGNEVSNIDITMMVLELLGKNMDYIESAPDRRGHDRRYSVDISKITELGWEPERGFEENFVTTINWYKENKSWWKPLKKA, via the coding sequence TTGAAGCTCCTTGTGACCGGCGGAGCCGGTTTTATCGGCAGCAACTTCATACGATATATCTTGAATAAGTATCCGGATTACGAAGTGATAAATTTGGATAAGCTGACCTATGCCGGAAACCTGGCCAATCTGAAGGATATCGAGGGGAGCCGAAACTACCGCTTCGTCAAGGGAGATATCTCTGACCCGGCCCTGGTGGCCGAGCTGATGGGCGAAGTCGATATGGCGGTCAACTTTGCCGCCGAAAGCCACGTTGATCGCTCCATCGAGTCCTCCGACGAATTTGTTTTGACCAACGTCCTTGGGGTGAACAACCTCTTAAAGAACGCCCTCGACAACAAGATCAGGCGGTTCATACAGATCTCAACGGATGAGGTCTACGGCTCGGTAGATATAATCTCCTTCAAAGAGGAAGATAAGCTCACCCCAAGCAGTCCCTATTCGGCCACCAAAGCGGCTGGCGATCTGCTCGCCCTTTCCTACTTCAAGACGCACGAATTTCCGGTGATCGTGACCAGAAGCAGCAATAACTTCGGTCCTTATCAATATCCGGAGAAATTGATACCCTTCTTTGTGACCAACCTTATGGAGGATAAGAAGGTTCCTCTCTATGGAGACGGTCTCAACGTGCGCGATTGGCTCTATGTGACCGACAACTGCGCGGCCATAGATATCATCATGCATAAGGGGGAGAACGGCCAGATCTATAACATCGGGGCGGGCAACGAGGTCTCAAACATCGATATCACTATGATGGTCCTGGAGCTTTTGGGCAAAAACATGGACTACATCGAGAGCGCGCCCGATCGCCGCGGCCACGACCGCCGTTACTCGGTCGATATATCCAAGATAACGGAGCTCGGCTGGGAGCCCGAGCGGGGCTTTGAAGAGAATTTCGTAACCACCATAAACTGGTATAAAGAGAATAAAAGCTGGTGGAAGCCCCTCAAGAAGGCTTAA
- a CDS encoding dTDP-4-dehydrorhamnose 3,5-epimerase family protein, with product MIEGIRSKALKLIPDERGFLMEMLRSDDAVFEKFGQAYMTGAVRGMAKAWHYHKVQTDNFVCVFGRALVVLCDMRQGSPTYNEVNEFILESPSLSNGKTTAGGSGPNLLQIPPYILHGFTAYNSEEARIINIPTMLYQYDQPDEYRLPFDSPEVPYIWPDYIIGGG from the coding sequence TTGATCGAGGGCATAAGGAGCAAGGCCTTAAAATTGATACCGGATGAACGGGGTTTCTTGATGGAGATGCTCCGCTCTGACGACGCTGTCTTCGAAAAATTTGGTCAGGCCTACATGACCGGAGCTGTCCGCGGGATGGCCAAGGCCTGGCATTATCACAAAGTCCAGACGGATAATTTCGTCTGCGTCTTTGGCCGGGCGCTCGTAGTTCTCTGCGACATGAGGCAGGGATCGCCCACATACAATGAGGTAAACGAGTTCATCTTGGAGTCCCCCTCTCTTTCTAACGGCAAAACGACCGCCGGTGGCAGTGGACCGAACCTGCTTCAGATCCCCCCTTATATTCTGCACGGTTTTACGGCCTACAACTCGGAGGAGGCTAGGATAATCAACATTCCGACCATGCTCTATCAATATGACCAACCGGACGAATACCGCTTGCCCTTCGACAGCCCCGAGGTTCCCTATATCTGGCCCGACTATATCATTGGTGGAGGATAA
- a CDS encoding glucose-1-phosphate thymidylyltransferase: MKGLLLSGGTGTRLRPITHTGAKQLVPVANKPILFYAIESLKEAGIEDIGIILGETAEEVKGVVGDGAKFGVKITYIQQEAPLGLAHAVKVAEGFLGQDDFVMYLGDNLIKDGITPLVEEFKKSDCNCHILLAKVKEPQRFGVAELDRGRVVSLVEKPKIPKSDLALVGVYLFDKNIFAAVNSVEPSARGELEITDAIQRLIDTDFKVHPHVIEGWWKDTGKLEDILEANRIMLDTLEETILGEVDGDSKIFGKVVIEEGARIESSVVRGPAIIGKKSLVKGSYIGPFTSIHDNVTITGSEVEHSIILADSRVTDIGVRIEDSLLGRNVNVHKREIMPRAYKFMVGDNSEIEVS, translated from the coding sequence ATGAAGGGGCTCTTACTCAGCGGCGGAACCGGAACCAGGCTCCGTCCCATCACTCATACCGGCGCAAAACAGCTAGTTCCCGTGGCCAACAAACCCATCCTTTTCTATGCCATCGAATCGCTCAAAGAAGCCGGTATCGAAGATATCGGAATAATTCTGGGCGAGACGGCCGAGGAGGTAAAAGGGGTCGTTGGCGACGGGGCCAAGTTTGGAGTCAAGATCACCTACATCCAGCAGGAGGCCCCCTTGGGCCTGGCTCACGCCGTCAAGGTGGCCGAGGGGTTTTTGGGCCAAGATGACTTCGTCATGTATCTTGGCGACAATCTGATAAAAGACGGCATCACCCCCTTGGTCGAAGAGTTCAAAAAGAGCGATTGCAACTGTCACATCTTGCTTGCCAAGGTCAAGGAGCCCCAGCGATTCGGAGTGGCCGAGCTAGACCGGGGCCGGGTGGTAAGCCTGGTTGAAAAGCCCAAAATTCCAAAGAGCGACCTGGCCCTAGTCGGCGTCTACCTCTTTGATAAAAACATCTTTGCGGCCGTAAACTCGGTTGAGCCTTCGGCCCGCGGCGAGCTAGAAATAACCGATGCCATCCAACGCTTAATCGACACCGATTTCAAGGTCCACCCTCACGTCATCGAGGGCTGGTGGAAGGATACCGGAAAACTGGAAGATATCCTGGAGGCCAACCGGATCATGCTCGATACCCTTGAGGAGACGATCTTGGGCGAGGTGGACGGCGACTCCAAGATCTTCGGCAAAGTCGTCATCGAAGAGGGGGCCCGCATCGAATCGAGCGTGGTCAGAGGGCCGGCCATAATCGGCAAAAAGAGCCTGGTGAAAGGGTCGTATATCGGGCCGTTCACTTCGATCCACGATAACGTGACTATCACCGGTAGCGAAGTTGAACATAGCATCATCCTGGCCGATTCAAGGGTAACCGACATCGGCGTGCGCATCGAGGACAGTCTGCTTGGCCGCAACGTCAATGTCCACAAGAGGGAGATAATGCCCCGTGCCTATAAATTCATGGTCGGAGACAATAGCGAAATCGAAGTCAGTTAG
- the hemL gene encoding glutamate-1-semialdehyde 2,1-aminomutase produces METKRSKELFEEAVKLIAGGVNSPVRAFKAVGGEPLFISHGKGSKIYDVDGNEFIDYVSSYGPLILGHAHPAVLAAIAETAQRGLTFGAPTELEVEMARLITSAMPSLERLRMVSSGTEAVMSAIRLARGFTGRSKVIKFDGCYHGHSDGMLAAAGSGVATLSIAGCPGVTKGAAEDTIALDYNDLEAVRGTIAKWGGEIAAVIVEPVAANMGLVLPEPGFLEGLRKLTQESGIPLIFDEVITGFRLGLSGAQGLYGIEPDLTCLGKIIGGGLPVGAFGGRAEVMEHLAPIGPVYQAGTLSGNPVSLSTGLMTLKILADNAIYSQLDERSVKLSAGIEAGAKKAGIKVFCSQIASMSTVFFTEGPVTDYSSAKRSNLGAFASFFRSMLERGIYLAPSQFEASFISASHSDEDIEKTVRAAEESFLEML; encoded by the coding sequence ATGGAGACCAAAAGATCAAAGGAGCTCTTTGAAGAGGCGGTAAAGCTGATTGCAGGCGGGGTCAACAGCCCGGTTCGAGCCTTTAAGGCGGTCGGCGGCGAGCCTCTCTTCATTTCGCACGGCAAGGGCTCCAAGATTTATGATGTCGATGGAAATGAATTTATCGATTACGTCTCCTCCTATGGCCCCTTGATTTTGGGCCACGCTCACCCGGCTGTTCTGGCCGCCATAGCCGAAACCGCTCAAAGGGGCCTGACCTTTGGGGCGCCGACCGAGCTCGAAGTGGAGATGGCAAGGCTGATCACCTCGGCCATGCCGTCGCTCGAAAGGTTGAGGATGGTCAGCTCGGGCACCGAGGCGGTCATGAGCGCAATCCGCCTGGCCCGTGGGTTTACCGGCCGAAGCAAAGTTATCAAGTTTGACGGCTGCTATCATGGCCACTCGGACGGTATGCTGGCTGCGGCCGGTTCTGGCGTTGCCACCTTATCGATTGCGGGATGTCCGGGTGTCACCAAAGGGGCGGCCGAGGATACCATCGCCCTGGACTATAACGACCTTGAGGCGGTTAGAGGGACCATCGCCAAATGGGGCGGAGAGATTGCGGCCGTGATAGTTGAGCCGGTGGCGGCCAATATGGGCCTGGTCCTTCCCGAGCCTGGTTTTTTGGAGGGCTTGCGGAAGTTAACCCAAGAGAGTGGCATCCCGCTCATCTTCGATGAGGTGATAACCGGATTTCGTTTGGGCCTTTCGGGCGCTCAGGGATTATACGGCATTGAGCCCGACCTTACTTGCCTTGGCAAGATAATCGGCGGCGGTCTTCCGGTTGGCGCCTTCGGCGGGCGGGCCGAAGTGATGGAGCATTTGGCTCCTATCGGTCCCGTCTATCAGGCGGGCACTCTCTCGGGCAATCCCGTCTCTCTTAGCACCGGTCTCATGACCCTAAAAATACTTGCCGATAACGCTATATATAGTCAGCTGGATGAGAGATCGGTAAAGTTATCGGCGGGGATCGAAGCCGGGGCCAAAAAGGCGGGCATTAAGGTCTTCTGCAGTCAAATCGCCTCGATGAGCACGGTCTTCTTCACCGAGGGGCCGGTCACAGATTATAGCAGCGCGAAGCGGTCAAACCTGGGGGCATTTGCATCATTCTTTAGATCGATGTTAGAGAGGGGCATTTACCTAGCTCCCTCCCAGTTTGAAGCATCCTTCATCTCAGCCAGTCACAGCGACGAGGATATCGAAAAGACCGTCCGGGCGGCCGAGGAGTCCTTTTTGGAGATGCTTTAA
- a CDS encoding AsnC family transcriptional regulator yields MDEAAKALLGATQSGLPIEERPFLALGKDLSLSEDEVLARLTELKKSPIVRRLGGVFDSKRLGFMSTLIAMKVAPERLEEVAERICRFPAVTHSYERGHDYSLWFTLIAADADALERILEVIKGETGVGDLLDLRAERLYKIGVNFSLMSKSKAAKEVKEEKAVLYDGKITLDDKDRALIRELSRDIPIIRKPFEALALRVGLSEDVVIKKLKYWERAGALRRISVILRHTEAGFNHNAMGVWALRKEAAAKAGELAAGLGEVSHCYLRRSFPDWPYNFYAMIHGKTEKECEKAADKITKAAGGADHLLLYSLREFKKTSMRYFA; encoded by the coding sequence ATGGATGAGGCCGCCAAAGCTCTGTTAGGTGCCACCCAAAGCGGCCTTCCGATTGAGGAGAGGCCCTTCCTTGCTCTGGGCAAAGACCTCTCTTTGAGCGAGGACGAGGTCTTAGCCCGCCTGACTGAACTCAAGAAATCGCCCATCGTAAGGCGGCTTGGCGGCGTCTTCGACTCCAAACGGCTCGGATTCATGAGCACTCTGATCGCCATGAAGGTCGCCCCAGAGAGGCTCGAGGAGGTGGCCGAAAGGATCTGCCGCTTTCCGGCCGTCACCCACTCCTATGAGCGGGGACACGACTACAGCCTCTGGTTTACCCTGATAGCCGCGGACGCGGACGCTCTTGAACGCATCTTAGAGGTCATCAAGGGGGAGACGGGGGTGGGTGACCTTCTCGATCTTAGGGCCGAACGCCTATATAAGATCGGTGTCAATTTCAGCTTGATGTCCAAGTCCAAGGCCGCCAAAGAGGTAAAGGAAGAAAAGGCCGTCCTTTACGATGGTAAGATAACCTTGGACGATAAAGATCGGGCCCTGATTAGGGAGCTAAGTAGGGATATCCCTATCATCAGAAAACCTTTTGAGGCTTTGGCCTTGCGCGTCGGCCTTTCCGAGGATGTGGTCATTAAAAAGCTTAAATACTGGGAGAGGGCCGGGGCCCTTCGCAGGATCTCGGTCATCCTCCGTCACACGGAGGCCGGCTTCAATCATAACGCCATGGGGGTCTGGGCCTTGAGGAAGGAGGCGGCAGCCAAAGCCGGAGAACTTGCCGCAGGCCTAGGAGAGGTGAGCCATTGCTATCTCAGAAGAAGCTTTCCCGATTGGCCCTATAATTTTTATGCCATGATTCACGGCAAGACCGAGAAGGAGTGCGAAAAGGCGGCCGACAAGATCACCAAGGCGGCTGGAGGGGCCGATCACCTCCTTTTGTATAGTCTGCGAGAGTTCAAGAAGACCTCGATGAGATATTTTGCGTAA